Proteins found in one Sardina pilchardus chromosome 3, fSarPil1.1, whole genome shotgun sequence genomic segment:
- the mazb gene encoding zinc finger protein 628 isoform X1, whose product MDAAWSSFLFQTTPTQTQVEGSLQSELMPVHTTSSQSPPPDHMAPPPSTVDTAALNEEPVPVKPVVSRPGRVAHICAICSKQFKNSYNLRRHQSVHTGVRMKDRATREREAAANALKEEGAAGTGVSAGMGVVGIGTTEVRTTVPLSLLHLSIPHPLNPQQQHQQQQQQHQQQQQQQQQQQHQQQQQQHQQQQQQATVLSLPHPNSTLVAQQQDGNAVAMVSVATTVNPLPAPAAVVMATGETVQRPVNPSSNPVRKNHACETCGKAFRDVYHLNRHRLSHSDEKPFSCPICQQRFKRKDRMSHHVRSHQGGVEKPYVCPNCSKAFSRPDHLNSHIRQVHSSERPFKCPTCESSFATRDRLRAHMIRHEEKVPCHICGKLLSAAYITDHMRVHNQSQHHSCHLCNRSFTTLTYLRVHAQKHHGAEWKESGGNFGVAGSGGVLLCQLCGVHCKTPTQLQGHMGTHNPPPSAPSPVTSSSAAGTGGAHTGVALSAVTLSNMVTATPATVFVSGNTVVDLLVTDCSSIAQQPHS is encoded by the exons ATGGATGCTGCGTGGAGCAGTTTTCTCTTCCAG ACCACACCCACCCAAACCCAAGTGGAGGGCTCTCTCCAATCGGAGCTGATGCCTGTCCACACGACCTCTTCTCAATCCCCGCCCCCGGACCACATGGCACCGCCCCCGTCCACAGTGGACACGGCGGCGCTGAACGAGGAGCCGGTTCCAG tGAAGCCGGTGGTCTCTCGGCCGGGCCGTGTGGCCCACATCTGTGCCATCTGCAGTAAGCAGTTCAAGAACAGCTACAACCTGCGGCGGCACCAGTCGGTGCACACGGGCGTGCGCATGAAGGACCGCGCCACCCGCGAGCGCGAGGCTGCCGCCAACGCGCTCAAGGAGGAGGGCGCCGCTGGCACGGGCGTCAGCGCGGGCATGGGGGTGGTGGGCATCGGGACGACGGAGGTGCGTACCACCgtacccctctccctcctccacctgtccatcccccaccccctcaacccccagcagcagcatcaacaacaacaacaacaacatcaacaacaacaacaacaacaacaacagcagcagcatcaacagcagcagcagcagcatcagcagcagcagcagcaggccacaGTCCTGTCACTGCCCCACCCCAACTCCACTCTCGTCGCCCAGCAACAGGATGGCAACGCCGTGGCCATGGTGAGCGTTGCCACCACCGTTAACCCCCTCCCTGCGCCCGCTGCGGTAGTCATGGCGACGGGGGAGACGGTGCAG CGGCCGGTGAACCCGAGTTCTAACCCGGTGCGGAAGAACCACGCGTGTGAGACGTGCGGGAAGGCGTTCCGTGACGTGTACCACCTGAACCGGCACCGGCTCTCCCACTCGGACGAGAAACCCTTCAGCTGCCCCATCTGCCAGCAGCGCTTCAAGCGCAAGGACCGCATGAGCCACCACGTGCGCTCGCACCAGGGGGGCGTGGAGAAACCATACGTCTGCCCCAACTGCAGCAAGGCCTTCTCCag GCCTGACCATCTCAACAGTCATATCAGACAAGTCCACTCTTCAGAGCGGCCCTTCAAGTGTCCG ACGTGCGAGTCGAGCTTCGCCACGCGGGACCGTCTGCGCGCCCACATGATCCGGCACGAGGAGAAGGTGCCGTGTCACATCTGTGGCAAGCTGCTGTCCGCCGCCTACATCACCGATCACATGAGGGTGCACAACCAATCACAACACCACTCCTGCCACCTCTGCAACCGCA gcttcaCCACGCTGACGTACCTGCGTGTGCATGCGCAGAAGCACCACGGGGCGGAGTGGAAGGAGAGCGGGGGCAACTTCGGCGTGGCGGGCTCCGGCGGCGTGCTGCTGTGCCAGCTGTGTGGCGTGCACTGCAAGACGCCCACCCAGCTGCAGGGGCACATGGGCACCCACAACCCGCCGCCCAGCGCGCCCAGCCCCGTCACCTCCTCCAGCGCGGCGGGCACCGGGGGGGCACACACGGGCGTGGCGCTCAGCGCCGTCACCCTTAGCAACATGGTGACCGCCACGCCCGCCACCGTCTTCGTGAGCGGGAACACCGTCGTGGATCTACTGGTGACCGACTGCTCCAGCATCGCCCAGCAACCGCACAGTTAg
- the mazb gene encoding zinc finger protein 92 homolog isoform X2, with translation MDAAWSSFLFQTTPTQTQVEGSLQSELMPVHTTSSQSPPPDHMAPPPSTVDTAALNEEPVPVKPVVSRPGRVAHICAICSKQFKNSYNLRRHQSVHTGVRMKDRATREREAAANALKEEGAAGTGVSAGMGVVGIGTTEVRTTVPLSLLHLSIPHPLNPQQQHQQQQQQHQQQQQQQQQQQHQQQQQQHQQQQQQATVLSLPHPNSTLVAQQQDGNAVAMRPVNPSSNPVRKNHACETCGKAFRDVYHLNRHRLSHSDEKPFSCPICQQRFKRKDRMSHHVRSHQGGVEKPYVCPNCSKAFSRPDHLNSHIRQVHSSERPFKCPTCESSFATRDRLRAHMIRHEEKVPCHICGKLLSAAYITDHMRVHNQSQHHSCHLCNRSFTTLTYLRVHAQKHHGAEWKESGGNFGVAGSGGVLLCQLCGVHCKTPTQLQGHMGTHNPPPSAPSPVTSSSAAGTGGAHTGVALSAVTLSNMVTATPATVFVSGNTVVDLLVTDCSSIAQQPHS, from the exons ATGGATGCTGCGTGGAGCAGTTTTCTCTTCCAG ACCACACCCACCCAAACCCAAGTGGAGGGCTCTCTCCAATCGGAGCTGATGCCTGTCCACACGACCTCTTCTCAATCCCCGCCCCCGGACCACATGGCACCGCCCCCGTCCACAGTGGACACGGCGGCGCTGAACGAGGAGCCGGTTCCAG tGAAGCCGGTGGTCTCTCGGCCGGGCCGTGTGGCCCACATCTGTGCCATCTGCAGTAAGCAGTTCAAGAACAGCTACAACCTGCGGCGGCACCAGTCGGTGCACACGGGCGTGCGCATGAAGGACCGCGCCACCCGCGAGCGCGAGGCTGCCGCCAACGCGCTCAAGGAGGAGGGCGCCGCTGGCACGGGCGTCAGCGCGGGCATGGGGGTGGTGGGCATCGGGACGACGGAGGTGCGTACCACCgtacccctctccctcctccacctgtccatcccccaccccctcaacccccagcagcagcatcaacaacaacaacaacaacatcaacaacaacaacaacaacaacaacagcagcagcatcaacagcagcagcagcagcatcagcagcagcagcagcaggccacaGTCCTGTCACTGCCCCACCCCAACTCCACTCTCGTCGCCCAGCAACAGGATGGCAACGCCGTGGCCATG CGGCCGGTGAACCCGAGTTCTAACCCGGTGCGGAAGAACCACGCGTGTGAGACGTGCGGGAAGGCGTTCCGTGACGTGTACCACCTGAACCGGCACCGGCTCTCCCACTCGGACGAGAAACCCTTCAGCTGCCCCATCTGCCAGCAGCGCTTCAAGCGCAAGGACCGCATGAGCCACCACGTGCGCTCGCACCAGGGGGGCGTGGAGAAACCATACGTCTGCCCCAACTGCAGCAAGGCCTTCTCCag GCCTGACCATCTCAACAGTCATATCAGACAAGTCCACTCTTCAGAGCGGCCCTTCAAGTGTCCG ACGTGCGAGTCGAGCTTCGCCACGCGGGACCGTCTGCGCGCCCACATGATCCGGCACGAGGAGAAGGTGCCGTGTCACATCTGTGGCAAGCTGCTGTCCGCCGCCTACATCACCGATCACATGAGGGTGCACAACCAATCACAACACCACTCCTGCCACCTCTGCAACCGCA gcttcaCCACGCTGACGTACCTGCGTGTGCATGCGCAGAAGCACCACGGGGCGGAGTGGAAGGAGAGCGGGGGCAACTTCGGCGTGGCGGGCTCCGGCGGCGTGCTGCTGTGCCAGCTGTGTGGCGTGCACTGCAAGACGCCCACCCAGCTGCAGGGGCACATGGGCACCCACAACCCGCCGCCCAGCGCGCCCAGCCCCGTCACCTCCTCCAGCGCGGCGGGCACCGGGGGGGCACACACGGGCGTGGCGCTCAGCGCCGTCACCCTTAGCAACATGGTGACCGCCACGCCCGCCACCGTCTTCGTGAGCGGGAACACCGTCGTGGATCTACTGGTGACCGACTGCTCCAGCATCGCCCAGCAACCGCACAGTTAg